A part of Homoserinibacter sp. YIM 151385 genomic DNA contains:
- a CDS encoding NAD(P)/FAD-dependent oxidoreductase: MTTPTSSAQIVVIGGGVVGAAVLHELAHRGVDAMLIEAEPDVAYAASGTNSGILHTGFDSTPGELETAMILRSAELRPAVMRALGVPVMHAGARLVPKRDSDHETVRALADNATRNGVDVEIRASDGALLVPGEHVTDPVAYTRALVASAEAAGAVVRTAARVVGMEDAGSRLHVRLADGAVIECELVVNAAGLRADDIARMIGDASFEIYARKGEFFVFELPGGTLLDHILLPVPTPRTKGVLVFPTLDGRVVAGPTAHDQDDKDDWSVRPAAAAEILPKAFAQLPALEGLTPVASYAGLRPAGRDANYIIETSTADARLINVAAIRSTGLSASLGIAERVAELAGARVAVGERRAATPTDLEPARSPWWRRTAERRAPGVEVAS; the protein is encoded by the coding sequence ATGACCACCCCGACCAGCTCCGCGCAGATCGTCGTCATCGGCGGCGGCGTCGTGGGCGCGGCCGTGCTGCACGAGCTCGCTCACCGCGGCGTCGACGCCATGCTCATCGAGGCCGAACCCGACGTCGCCTACGCCGCGAGCGGCACGAACTCCGGCATCCTGCACACGGGCTTCGATTCGACGCCCGGGGAGCTCGAGACGGCGATGATCCTGCGCTCGGCCGAGCTGCGTCCCGCCGTCATGCGCGCGCTCGGCGTGCCCGTCATGCACGCGGGCGCACGGCTCGTGCCCAAGCGCGACTCGGATCACGAGACCGTGCGGGCGCTCGCGGACAACGCGACGCGCAACGGCGTCGACGTCGAGATCCGCGCCTCGGACGGCGCGCTGCTCGTGCCGGGCGAGCACGTCACGGACCCCGTCGCGTACACGCGCGCGCTCGTCGCGTCGGCCGAGGCCGCCGGCGCCGTCGTGAGGACCGCCGCGCGCGTCGTCGGGATGGAGGATGCGGGATCGCGCCTGCACGTCAGGCTCGCCGACGGTGCGGTGATCGAGTGCGAGCTCGTCGTCAACGCCGCGGGGCTGCGCGCCGACGACATCGCCCGCATGATCGGGGACGCATCGTTCGAGATCTACGCCCGCAAGGGCGAGTTCTTCGTGTTCGAGCTGCCCGGCGGCACCCTGCTCGACCACATCCTCCTGCCCGTGCCGACACCGCGCACCAAGGGCGTGCTCGTCTTCCCGACGCTCGACGGCCGGGTCGTCGCCGGACCCACGGCGCACGATCAGGACGACAAGGACGACTGGAGCGTCCGGCCGGCCGCCGCCGCCGAGATCCTGCCGAAGGCCTTCGCGCAGCTCCCGGCGCTCGAGGGGCTCACGCCGGTCGCGAGCTACGCGGGCCTGCGCCCCGCCGGCCGCGACGCGAACTACATCATCGAGACCTCGACGGCCGATGCGCGGCTCATCAACGTCGCGGCGATCCGCTCCACCGGCCTGTCGGCCTCGCTCGGGATCGCGGAGCGAGTCGCCGAGCTCGCGGGCGCCCGCGTCGCGGTCGGCGAGCGCCGGGCGGCGACCCCGACCGACCTCGAGCCGGCGCGCAGTCCGTGGTGGCGGCGCACCGCCGAACGTCGTGCCCCCGGGGTCGAGGTCGCGTCGTGA
- a CDS encoding M81 family metallopeptidase: MRALVTELRQESNSLSPVRSGLAFWRETGWVLDADRVRAELGGGASALAGMLAVLDEAGAEVLTGPSMYAQSGGTAEDEVLDAYLDGLLPALRAAGPLDVVLCSFHGALQTVSHDDAEAEVVRRIREVVGEDCIVAASTDLHGYISRPLVERLDILCGYRTYPHTDFVETGRRAATLAVDAVLTGRRPALAWARVPMIVSASAYSTLDGGFAELIADVERRCASGEVRDATVYQMQPWLDVADPHSTVVVIADDPGAARAAAAELADALWAARDGFASRLATIDEVVDLALDPRTPKPVVLVDSADSGNAGAPGDSMAVAERILVRERRPRSATVVADAATAHLAHRLGVGAEARFEIGGAVDPRAVRIDAVGRVRSLHDGEFLPEGVGSAGSVIRIGRSAVIRFGELDVLVCEHIVGNGDPQLYRAFGIEPTLYDLVVVKANTSFRARYRAIAGVICETDTPGAAAPDVASLPFARMPRTIHPWASPEFSATAEVPRP; this comes from the coding sequence ATGAGGGCGCTCGTGACCGAGCTGCGGCAGGAGAGCAACTCGCTGAGCCCCGTCCGCAGCGGGCTCGCGTTCTGGCGCGAGACCGGCTGGGTGCTCGACGCCGACCGGGTGCGCGCCGAGCTCGGCGGCGGCGCGAGCGCGCTCGCGGGCATGCTCGCGGTCCTCGACGAGGCCGGCGCCGAGGTGCTGACCGGCCCGTCGATGTACGCGCAGAGCGGCGGAACGGCCGAGGACGAGGTGCTCGACGCCTACCTCGACGGCCTGCTGCCGGCGCTGCGCGCCGCCGGCCCGCTCGACGTCGTGCTGTGCTCGTTCCACGGCGCACTGCAGACCGTCTCGCACGACGACGCCGAGGCGGAGGTCGTGCGCCGCATCCGCGAGGTCGTCGGCGAGGACTGCATCGTCGCGGCGTCGACCGATCTGCACGGCTACATCTCGCGCCCGCTCGTCGAGCGCCTCGACATCCTCTGCGGCTACCGCACCTACCCGCACACCGACTTCGTCGAGACGGGGCGCCGCGCCGCGACGCTCGCGGTCGATGCGGTGCTGACCGGCCGACGACCCGCGCTCGCGTGGGCGCGTGTGCCGATGATCGTGTCGGCGTCGGCCTACAGCACGCTCGACGGCGGCTTCGCCGAGCTGATCGCCGACGTCGAGCGGCGCTGCGCCTCCGGCGAGGTCCGCGACGCGACCGTGTACCAGATGCAGCCGTGGCTCGACGTCGCCGACCCGCATTCGACCGTCGTGGTGATCGCCGACGACCCCGGTGCCGCGCGCGCGGCAGCGGCCGAGCTCGCCGACGCCCTGTGGGCCGCACGCGACGGCTTCGCGTCGCGGCTCGCGACCATCGACGAGGTCGTCGACCTGGCGCTCGATCCTCGGACCCCGAAGCCCGTCGTGCTCGTCGACTCCGCCGACTCGGGCAACGCGGGCGCGCCGGGCGACAGCATGGCCGTCGCCGAGCGCATCCTCGTCCGCGAGCGCCGCCCGCGGTCGGCGACCGTCGTCGCCGACGCCGCGACCGCGCACCTGGCGCATCGGCTCGGCGTGGGCGCCGAGGCACGATTCGAGATCGGCGGCGCGGTCGATCCGCGCGCCGTGCGGATCGATGCCGTCGGCCGTGTGCGCTCGCTGCACGACGGGGAGTTCCTGCCGGAGGGCGTCGGCTCGGCGGGCTCCGTGATCCGCATCGGCCGCTCCGCGGTCATCCGGTTCGGCGAGCTCGACGTCCTCGTGTGCGAGCACATCGTCGGCAACGGCGACCCGCAGCTCTACCGCGCCTTCGGCATCGAGCCGACCCTCTACGACCTCGTCGTCGTGAAGGCCAACACGTCGTTCCGTGCGCGCTATCGCGCGATCGCGGGCGTCATCTGCGAGACCGACACCCCCGGCGCCGCGGCGCCCGACGTCGCCTCGCTCCCGTTCGCGCGAATGCCGCGCACCATCCACCCGTGGGCGTCGCCCGAGTTCTCGGCGACCGCCGAGGTACCGCGACCATGA
- a CDS encoding xylulokinase, whose protein sequence is MAFDFGTTSLKAAVVETDGGIIAEANARYAFAQPHPGWAEQDPDELWRAACAAGREARSLAGAAPRSIDAVVIVAPWKNIIPVAADGTRLHDAIIWMDGRARAEAAELELALGSTAGGTGQEYWPRLMWLRERMPDVWAGARWLMGLTTYLTWRATGAVVTDPSDDFIRMPPGRDTSSRDRILAAAGLEPDLGRFAEQVPSAREVGRLHPAAAGELGLAPGTRVLSAFGDIPAVTIGAGPLEPGAAHIYFGTSSWLAVVADAREPIEAPLAVAVDAQHDVAVFPLQTGCLAVDWIVEQLYGAEQAHLDDRIHELVNAQIAEIPPGSGNLLATHWLNGELPPLSKSARGVFLGLTTSHDRRHMVRAVMESLCYTHRASIERLEAQTGRRLDEVRVVGGGAVSEVWMQMLADVLRRRVVVPDRPRATGVLGAAICALAAEAHAGDLAAASRSAAAEAARGSARVLEPDPAAADAYDRMFALSMRIHPALAELFVELDHDPAEAGA, encoded by the coding sequence ATGGCATTCGACTTCGGCACGACGTCGCTCAAGGCCGCGGTCGTCGAGACGGACGGCGGGATCATCGCCGAGGCGAACGCGCGCTACGCCTTCGCGCAGCCGCACCCGGGCTGGGCGGAACAGGACCCGGACGAGCTCTGGCGCGCCGCGTGTGCCGCCGGTCGCGAGGCCCGATCGCTCGCGGGGGCCGCTCCCCGCTCCATCGACGCCGTCGTGATCGTCGCGCCGTGGAAGAACATCATCCCGGTCGCCGCCGACGGCACGCGCCTGCACGACGCGATCATCTGGATGGACGGCCGCGCGCGCGCCGAGGCCGCCGAGCTCGAGCTGGCGCTGGGCTCGACGGCCGGCGGCACGGGCCAGGAATACTGGCCCCGCCTGATGTGGCTCCGCGAGAGGATGCCGGACGTCTGGGCAGGCGCCCGCTGGCTCATGGGGCTCACGACCTACCTGACGTGGCGCGCGACGGGCGCCGTCGTGACCGACCCGTCGGACGACTTCATCCGCATGCCGCCCGGCCGCGACACGTCGAGCCGCGACCGCATCCTCGCCGCCGCGGGCCTCGAGCCGGACCTCGGCCGCTTCGCCGAGCAGGTGCCGTCGGCGCGCGAGGTCGGGCGCCTGCACCCCGCCGCGGCCGGCGAGCTCGGCCTCGCGCCCGGCACCCGGGTGCTGTCGGCGTTCGGCGACATCCCCGCCGTCACGATCGGCGCGGGACCGCTCGAGCCCGGCGCGGCCCACATCTACTTCGGCACGTCGTCGTGGCTCGCGGTCGTCGCCGACGCGCGCGAGCCGATCGAGGCGCCGCTCGCGGTCGCGGTCGACGCCCAGCACGACGTCGCGGTGTTCCCCCTGCAGACCGGCTGCCTCGCGGTCGACTGGATCGTCGAGCAGCTCTACGGCGCCGAGCAGGCGCACCTCGACGACCGCATCCACGAGCTCGTGAACGCGCAGATCGCCGAGATCCCGCCGGGATCGGGGAACCTGCTCGCGACCCACTGGCTGAACGGCGAGCTGCCACCGCTCTCGAAGAGCGCGAGGGGCGTGTTCCTGGGCCTCACGACCTCGCACGACCGGCGCCACATGGTCCGGGCCGTCATGGAGAGCCTCTGCTACACGCACCGCGCGTCGATCGAGCGGCTCGAGGCGCAGACGGGACGCAGACTCGACGAGGTCCGCGTCGTCGGCGGCGGGGCGGTGAGCGAGGTCTGGATGCAGATGCTCGCCGACGTGCTGAGGCGCCGGGTCGTCGTGCCCGACCGCCCCCGCGCCACGGGCGTGCTCGGCGCCGCGATCTGCGCGCTCGCGGCCGAGGCGCACGCCGGCGACCTCGCCGCCGCCTCCCGCTCGGCCGCCGCCGAAGCGGCGCGCGGCTCGGCTCGGGTCCTCGAGCCCGACCCGGCCGCCGCGGACGCCTATGACCGCATGTTCGCGCTGTCGATGCGCATCCACCCGGCGCTCGCCGAGCTGTTCGTCGAGCTCGACCACGATCCCGCGGAGGCCGGCGCATGA
- a CDS encoding DeoR/GlpR family DNA-binding transcription regulator, which produces MTARRTTTTEGRRRRIVELTAEAAFLRPTDIAEQLGVSAETIRRDLVALEEGGQLRRVHGGALALDVAASEPSRTDRSSINQDQKLQIAAIVAGLVAPSDIVFMDVGTTIETAAQQLAADFVGTVVTNSLAVGAALNERREVELHLLGGRVRVGEMTTYGSDALAQLRTFNASVAFIGSGGIDLEAGMTDFSSEDVEIKRTMLSRASRTYILATSDKFGTQAMRSVCSLDEVDGIVTDAALDAAVLAEYEEAGVTVLTPGRRP; this is translated from the coding sequence ATGACCGCTCGACGCACCACCACGACCGAGGGGCGGCGACGACGCATCGTCGAGCTGACCGCGGAGGCGGCCTTCCTGCGCCCGACCGACATCGCCGAGCAGCTCGGCGTCTCAGCCGAGACGATCCGTCGCGACCTCGTGGCACTCGAGGAGGGCGGGCAGCTGCGGCGTGTGCACGGCGGCGCGCTCGCCCTCGACGTCGCGGCGAGCGAGCCCAGCCGCACCGACCGGTCGTCGATCAACCAGGATCAGAAGCTGCAGATCGCGGCGATCGTCGCGGGCCTCGTCGCGCCGAGCGACATCGTGTTCATGGACGTGGGCACGACGATCGAGACGGCGGCGCAGCAGCTCGCCGCCGACTTCGTCGGCACGGTCGTGACCAACAGCCTCGCCGTCGGCGCCGCACTGAACGAACGCCGCGAGGTCGAGCTGCACCTGCTCGGCGGGCGCGTGCGCGTCGGCGAGATGACGACCTACGGCTCCGACGCGCTCGCGCAGCTGCGCACGTTCAACGCGTCGGTCGCGTTCATCGGCTCGGGCGGCATCGACCTCGAGGCCGGCATGACCGACTTCTCATCGGAGGACGTCGAGATCAAGCGCACGATGCTCTCGCGCGCGTCGCGCACCTACATCCTGGCGACGAGCGACAAGTTCGGGACACAGGCGATGCGCTCCGTCTGCTCGCTCGACGAGGTGGACGGCATCGTCACCGACGCCGCGCTCGACGCCGCCGTGCTCGCCGAATACGAGGAGGCGGGCGTGACCGTGCTCACCCCGGGACGGCGGCCGTGA
- a CDS encoding ABC transporter permease: MTTAPVADRTLGAARISWIQPALRFALLFGLVALVVYFAVASPLFLTAGNLRNILLSSSVLLILAVPQAVLVIMGYVDLSVGSIIGLTGVAMGVQIVDAGWHPLAAMALSLVLGTLAGLVNGVLVAYTRLSPIIVTLGTLQLYRGITEGVRQNPPAGFGDLVGTLGRGALFGIPFAVWISLLVFGLGALFLYRSAAGRHVYAIGVNADAAFLSGVRVRRIPLAFYALIGLAAGIGGILLASRLDSAPPTTLGDGMELNVLTAVLLGGVAFTGGRGTMLGVLLGVLFLGVLSNGMTLTNVPYWAQSITTGAALVIAAGLDELSQRRGTVRRLAARRAA, encoded by the coding sequence ATGACCACCGCCCCCGTCGCCGACCGCACCCTCGGCGCCGCCCGGATCTCCTGGATCCAGCCGGCGCTGCGATTCGCCCTCCTGTTCGGGCTCGTCGCGCTCGTCGTGTACTTCGCCGTCGCGTCGCCGCTCTTCCTCACGGCCGGCAACCTGCGCAACATCCTGCTCTCGAGCTCGGTGCTGCTGATTCTCGCCGTGCCGCAGGCCGTGCTCGTGATCATGGGCTACGTCGACCTCTCGGTCGGCTCGATCATCGGCCTCACCGGCGTCGCGATGGGCGTGCAGATCGTCGACGCGGGCTGGCATCCGCTTGCGGCGATGGCGCTCTCGCTCGTGCTCGGCACGCTCGCCGGGCTCGTCAACGGCGTGCTCGTCGCCTACACCCGGCTCAGCCCGATCATCGTGACGCTCGGCACGCTGCAGCTCTACCGCGGCATCACCGAGGGCGTCAGGCAGAACCCGCCGGCCGGGTTCGGGGATCTCGTCGGCACCCTCGGGCGCGGCGCGCTGTTCGGCATCCCGTTCGCCGTGTGGATCTCGCTCCTCGTGTTCGGTCTCGGGGCCCTCTTCCTCTACCGCTCGGCCGCGGGTCGGCACGTCTACGCGATCGGCGTCAACGCCGACGCGGCGTTTCTCTCGGGCGTGCGCGTGCGACGCATCCCCCTCGCGTTCTACGCCCTCATCGGGCTCGCGGCCGGCATCGGCGGCATCCTGCTCGCGTCGCGTCTCGACTCGGCACCGCCGACGACCCTCGGCGACGGCATGGAGCTCAATGTCCTGACGGCCGTGCTGCTCGGCGGCGTCGCGTTCACCGGCGGTCGTGGGACCATGCTCGGAGTCCTGCTCGGCGTGCTGTTCCTCGGCGTGCTGAGCAACGGCATGACCCTGACGAACGTGCCCTACTGGGCGCAGTCGATCACGACCGGCGCCGCGCTCGTGATCGCGGCCGGGCTCGACGAGCTCAGCCAGCGACGCGGAACCGTGCGCCGCCTCGCCGCCAGGAGGGCAGCATGA
- a CDS encoding sugar ABC transporter ATP-binding protein, with protein sequence MTLTIASAAKSYGSFRVLHDIDLEVAPGEVHALLGPNGAGKSTLIKCIGGVQPFDAGDIRLDGEPLAPVSPSEAFELGIATIHQHLSLIGSLSVSDNIFLGSELRRGGLVARGEQRRRTQELLDRFGITTRPDALVSTLPVGVKQLIEIAKAWHRTDVRVLILDEPTSALAEDETLRLFVEIERMREAGARIIYTTHRLGEIYRIADRVTVVRDGGIALTGSTADVRPEQIVAAISGRDDLTAGPPSRAASGRVEPLLDVRGLTGPRFGPVDLAVGAGEIVGLYGVLGSGRSSILETLAGEHRPEAGSAELAGRPLPLRRSPADAIAAKLAFVPSDRAKQALWGSLAAADNMLMPSYRALATAGLRSAADERAAFDATAERLDLQPPDPRRPGGDFSGGNQQKIVLGRWLQDDELRLLVLDEPTQGVDVGARQKIYETCRELAASGTGVLFASSDADEVVRLADRVLVVDHGRVVAEYAGDAITEDALLRSAHELA encoded by the coding sequence ATGACCCTCACGATCGCGTCGGCCGCGAAGAGCTACGGCTCGTTCCGCGTGCTGCACGACATCGACCTCGAGGTCGCGCCCGGCGAGGTCCACGCCCTGCTCGGACCGAACGGCGCCGGCAAGTCGACGCTCATCAAGTGCATCGGCGGGGTGCAGCCCTTCGACGCCGGCGACATCCGCCTCGACGGCGAGCCCCTCGCCCCGGTCTCGCCGAGCGAGGCGTTCGAGCTCGGCATCGCCACGATCCACCAGCACCTCAGCCTCATCGGCTCGCTCTCCGTGAGCGACAACATCTTCCTCGGCAGCGAGCTGCGCCGCGGCGGACTCGTCGCCCGCGGCGAGCAGCGCCGACGCACGCAGGAGCTGCTCGACCGCTTCGGCATCACCACCCGCCCGGACGCCCTCGTCAGCACGCTGCCCGTCGGCGTCAAGCAGCTGATCGAGATCGCGAAGGCGTGGCACCGCACCGACGTGCGCGTGCTCATCCTCGACGAGCCGACCTCGGCCCTCGCCGAGGACGAGACGCTGCGCCTCTTCGTCGAGATCGAGCGGATGCGCGAGGCCGGCGCGCGCATCATCTACACGACGCACCGGCTCGGCGAGATCTACCGGATCGCCGACCGCGTCACGGTCGTCCGCGATGGCGGCATCGCGCTCACCGGCTCGACCGCCGACGTGCGGCCGGAGCAGATCGTCGCGGCGATCTCCGGCCGTGACGACCTGACGGCCGGTCCCCCGTCGCGCGCCGCGTCGGGCCGCGTCGAGCCGCTGCTCGACGTCCGCGGCCTCACCGGCCCGCGCTTCGGGCCCGTCGACCTCGCGGTCGGCGCCGGCGAGATCGTCGGGCTCTACGGCGTGCTCGGCTCCGGCCGCTCGTCGATCCTCGAGACGCTCGCGGGCGAGCACCGCCCCGAGGCCGGGAGCGCCGAGCTCGCCGGGCGCCCGCTGCCGCTGCGCCGCAGCCCCGCCGACGCGATCGCGGCCAAGCTGGCCTTCGTCCCATCCGACCGCGCGAAGCAGGCGCTCTGGGGCAGCCTCGCGGCCGCCGACAACATGCTCATGCCGAGCTACCGCGCGCTCGCGACCGCCGGGCTGCGCTCCGCGGCCGACGAGCGCGCCGCGTTCGACGCGACCGCCGAGCGGCTCGACCTCCAGCCCCCGGACCCGCGCCGCCCCGGCGGCGACTTCTCCGGCGGCAACCAGCAGAAGATCGTGCTGGGCCGCTGGCTGCAGGACGACGAGCTGCGCCTGCTCGTGCTCGACGAGCCCACGCAGGGCGTCGACGTGGGAGCCCGCCAGAAGATCTACGAGACCTGCCGTGAGCTCGCGGCGAGCGGGACGGGCGTGCTCTTCGCCTCCTCCGACGCCGACGAGGTCGTGCGCCTCGCCGACCGCGTGCTCGTCGTCGACCACGGCCGCGTCGTCGCGGAGTACGCCGGCGACGCCATCACCGAGGACGCGCTGCTGCGCTCCGCCCACGAGCTCGCCTGA
- a CDS encoding sugar ABC transporter substrate-binding protein → MKREMFMKYTRTTVAAASAAITILALTGCDAVSTGSPSGDASGDCERSSTKEIYFDYPLTSLSVYGDLQRFAEAAADERGYEVKYTADDNDLQKQNTNVQALVTQQVPAIVSYPLEPTSMESLAAEARDNCTVFVSYAAPIENQDASILFSGLESGKALGQAALDWAAEQDEPVKVLILQDRDLAVGAERDDGLNEVFPGDAANIEIVATQKASDREAGEQVTREVLQANPDLNMVLSYNDDSGLGARQAFINAGVDPKDPSVFIGGQDGSKEGLEAVAEGGIYRTSVAVRIKDIGEAVANVPIDILEGVENDGVDVPPIALTIDSDELAEYLSDYS, encoded by the coding sequence ATGAAGAGAGAGATGTTCATGAAGTACACCCGCACCACGGTCGCCGCGGCATCCGCGGCGATCACGATCCTCGCCCTCACGGGCTGCGACGCCGTCAGCACGGGCAGCCCGAGCGGCGACGCGTCCGGCGACTGCGAGCGCTCGAGCACCAAGGAGATCTACTTCGACTACCCGCTGACGAGCCTGTCGGTGTACGGCGACCTGCAGCGGTTCGCCGAGGCCGCGGCCGACGAGCGCGGCTACGAGGTGAAGTACACGGCCGACGACAACGACCTGCAGAAGCAGAACACGAACGTGCAGGCGCTCGTGACGCAGCAGGTGCCCGCGATCGTGTCCTACCCCCTCGAGCCGACGTCGATGGAGTCGCTCGCCGCCGAGGCGCGCGACAACTGCACGGTCTTCGTCTCCTACGCCGCCCCGATCGAGAACCAGGACGCGTCGATCCTCTTCAGCGGCCTCGAGAGCGGCAAGGCGCTCGGCCAGGCCGCGCTCGACTGGGCGGCCGAGCAGGACGAGCCCGTCAAGGTGCTGATCCTGCAGGACCGCGATCTCGCGGTCGGCGCCGAGCGCGACGACGGCCTCAACGAGGTCTTCCCGGGCGACGCGGCGAACATCGAGATCGTCGCGACCCAGAAGGCCTCCGACCGCGAGGCGGGTGAGCAGGTCACCCGCGAGGTGCTGCAGGCGAACCCCGACCTCAACATGGTGCTGTCCTACAACGACGACTCGGGCCTCGGCGCGCGGCAGGCGTTCATCAACGCCGGCGTCGACCCGAAGGACCCGAGCGTCTTCATCGGCGGCCAGGACGGCTCGAAGGAGGGCCTCGAGGCGGTCGCGGAGGGCGGCATCTACCGCACGTCCGTCGCGGTCCGCATCAAGGACATCGGCGAGGCCGTCGCGAACGTGCCGATCGACATCCTCGAAGGCGTCGAGAACGACGGCGTCGACGTCCCGCCGATCGCGCTGACGATCGACTCGGACGAGCTCGCCGAGTACCTGTCCGACTACTCCTGA
- the metG gene encoding methionine--tRNA ligase — MPAGDSFYIATPIFYVNDVPHIGHAYTEVAADVLARWHRQAGDDTWLLTGTDEHGQKIQRTAVANGVGPKAWADKLVEESWIPLLETIDIRNDDFIRTTDERHETAVARFLQKLHDDGHIYEGEYEGYYCVGCEEYKQPDDLLRAEDGDYAGELVCRIHSRPVEVLKEKNYFFRMSAFQDRLLELYETQRDFVQPESVRNEIVAFVRSGLSDLSISRSSFDWGIKVPWDETHVVYVWFDALLNYISAVGYGVDDEEFARRWPAVQLVGKDIARFHAVIWPAMLMAAGLPVSRRVFGHGWLLVGGEKMSKSKLTGIAPHQITDTFGSDAFRYYFMRAISFGQDGSFSWEDLAARYQAELANGFGNLASRVVAMVTRYFDGVVPAAGETTEAEVRIQETLRTAVRTADRAMDRLAIHEAIAAVWTLVDELNGYITEQEPWAVAKRAAEDPAERERLATILYTAAEGLRALAVLLSPVVPKATEKLWAALGAETGLGALAEQPIRESGDWGRLLAGSRVSALEALFPRIELEAPSAPGGSAA; from the coding sequence ATGCCCGCCGGCGACAGCTTCTACATCGCGACCCCCATCTTCTACGTCAACGACGTCCCCCACATCGGCCACGCCTACACCGAGGTCGCCGCCGACGTCCTCGCCCGCTGGCACCGCCAGGCCGGCGACGACACCTGGCTGCTCACCGGCACCGACGAGCACGGGCAGAAGATCCAGCGCACCGCGGTCGCGAACGGCGTCGGCCCGAAGGCGTGGGCCGACAAGCTGGTCGAGGAGTCGTGGATCCCGCTGCTCGAGACGATCGACATCCGCAACGACGACTTCATCCGCACCACCGACGAGCGCCACGAGACGGCGGTCGCCCGCTTCCTGCAGAAGCTGCACGACGACGGCCACATCTACGAGGGCGAGTACGAGGGCTACTACTGCGTCGGCTGCGAGGAGTACAAGCAGCCGGACGACCTGCTCCGCGCCGAGGACGGCGACTACGCGGGCGAGCTGGTCTGCAGGATCCACTCCCGCCCGGTCGAGGTGCTCAAGGAGAAGAACTACTTCTTCCGCATGAGCGCGTTCCAGGACCGCCTGCTCGAGCTGTACGAGACGCAGCGCGATTTCGTGCAGCCGGAGAGCGTCCGCAACGAGATCGTCGCCTTCGTGCGCTCGGGGCTCAGCGACCTGTCGATCTCGCGCTCCAGCTTCGACTGGGGCATCAAGGTCCCGTGGGATGAGACGCATGTCGTCTACGTCTGGTTCGACGCGCTCCTCAACTACATCTCGGCGGTCGGCTACGGCGTCGACGACGAGGAGTTCGCGCGCCGCTGGCCGGCGGTGCAGCTGGTCGGCAAGGACATCGCCCGCTTCCACGCGGTGATCTGGCCGGCGATGCTCATGGCGGCCGGCCTCCCGGTGAGCCGGCGCGTGTTCGGCCACGGCTGGCTGCTGGTGGGGGGCGAGAAGATGTCGAAGTCGAAGCTGACGGGCATCGCCCCGCACCAGATCACCGACACCTTCGGCTCGGACGCGTTCCGCTACTACTTCATGCGGGCGATCAGCTTCGGCCAGGACGGCTCCTTCAGCTGGGAGGACCTCGCGGCGCGGTACCAGGCGGAGCTCGCGAACGGCTTCGGCAACCTCGCCTCGCGCGTGGTCGCGATGGTGACGCGCTACTTCGACGGCGTCGTGCCGGCCGCGGGGGAGACGACGGAGGCCGAGGTCCGCATCCAGGAGACGCTGCGGACGGCGGTGCGGACGGCGGACCGCGCGATGGACCGCCTCGCGATCCATGAGGCGATCGCCGCCGTGTGGACGCTCGTCGACGAGCTCAACGGCTACATCACGGAGCAGGAGCCGTGGGCGGTCGCGAAGCGCGCGGCGGAGGACCCGGCGGAGCGCGAGCGGCTGGCGACGATCCTCTACACCGCCGCCGAGGGTCTGCGGGCGCTCGCCGTGCTGCTCAGCCCGGTGGTGCCGAAGGCGACGGAGAAGCTGTGGGCGGCGCTCGGCGCCGAGACCGGACTCGGCGCGCTCGCGGAGCAGCCGATCCGGGAGTCGGGCGACTGGGGCCGGCTGCTCGCCGGCAGCCGCGTCTCGGCGCTGGAGGCGCTCTTCCCGCGCATCGAGCTGGAGGCGCCGAGCGCGCCGGGCGGGTCGGCCGCATGA